In Rouxiella sp. WC2420, the following proteins share a genomic window:
- the cobO gene encoding cob(I)yrinic acid a,c-diamide adenosyltransferase gives MTADRHQQRQQKLKEQVDARIDAAKEARGILIVLTGNGKGKTTGAFGTVTRAVGHGQRAGVIQFIKGEWPNGERNLLEPHGVEFQVMATGFTWETQNKETDTVACQAVWQHGKRMLADASLNLVVLDELTYMLSFGYLDLQEVIDALNNRPAHQTVIITGRGCHRDLLELADTVSELRPVKHAFDAGIMAQQGIDW, from the coding sequence ATGACGGCAGACAGGCACCAGCAGCGCCAGCAAAAATTGAAAGAACAGGTCGATGCGCGTATCGACGCTGCCAAAGAAGCTCGCGGTATTCTGATTGTTCTAACCGGTAACGGTAAAGGCAAAACTACCGGTGCCTTTGGCACTGTGACTCGCGCCGTCGGACACGGGCAGCGTGCGGGGGTGATCCAGTTTATCAAGGGCGAATGGCCAAACGGTGAACGAAATCTGCTCGAACCGCACGGGGTTGAGTTTCAGGTGATGGCCACGGGTTTTACCTGGGAAACGCAGAATAAAGAAACCGATACCGTGGCGTGTCAGGCGGTCTGGCAGCACGGTAAACGTATGCTGGCTGATGCATCGCTTAATTTGGTCGTGCTTGACGAGCTAACTTACATGCTGAGCTTTGGCTATCTGGATCTGCAAGAGGTCATTGATGCGCTGAATAATCGCCCGGCGCATCAGACGGTGATTATTACCGGCCGCGGCTGCCATCGTGATTTGCTGGAATTGGCCGATACGGTTAGCGAATTGCGCCCGGTAAAGCACGCCTTCGACGCTGGAATCATGGCGCAACAGGGTATTGACTGGTAG
- a CDS encoding YciK family oxidoreductase, whose amino-acid sequence MHYHPKSDLLSQRIILVTGAGDGIGREAALTYSRFGARVILLGRTESKLVAVQQEIARAGWLPAEFITADLLHATQHDCNQVAERIAQWVPRLDGVLHNAGLLSEIVPVSEIKLQDWHDVMQVNVNATFMLTQSLLPLLLKSASSSLVFTSSSAGREGRSGWGAYAVSKFATEGLMQVLADEYKNTNLRVNCINPGGTRTSMRASAFPDENSQKLKTPADIMPLYLYLMGDDSRRKTGTSFDAQPGRKAGPAE is encoded by the coding sequence GTGCATTATCATCCAAAATCCGACTTACTCAGCCAGCGCATTATTCTCGTTACCGGCGCTGGTGACGGCATTGGCCGTGAGGCCGCTCTGACCTATTCTCGCTTTGGCGCACGCGTTATCCTGCTTGGTCGCACAGAGAGTAAACTGGTGGCCGTACAGCAAGAGATTGCGCGCGCAGGCTGGCTGCCAGCCGAGTTTATTACCGCCGATTTACTCCACGCCACACAGCATGACTGTAATCAGGTAGCCGAGCGCATTGCCCAATGGGTGCCGCGCCTCGACGGTGTGTTGCACAATGCCGGATTGCTCAGTGAAATTGTGCCGGTCAGCGAGATAAAACTGCAAGACTGGCATGACGTGATGCAAGTTAACGTCAACGCAACCTTTATGCTGACCCAAAGTCTGCTGCCACTGTTGTTGAAATCAGCCAGCTCGTCTCTGGTATTTACCAGCTCCAGCGCGGGTCGTGAGGGCCGCAGCGGATGGGGAGCCTATGCGGTGTCCAAGTTTGCTACCGAAGGGCTGATGCAGGTATTGGCCGACGAGTATAAAAACACCAATTTGCGGGTTAACTGCATCAATCCAGGCGGAACGCGCACCAGTATGCGCGCCTCGGCCTTCCCTGACGAAAACAGCCAGAAGCTGAAAACCCCTGCTGATATCATGCCTCTATATTTGTATCTGATGGGCGATGATAGTCGTCGCAAAACCGGCACCAGTTTTGATGCGCAACCCGGCCGCAAAGCTGGCCCAGCTGAATAA
- the rluB gene encoding 23S rRNA pseudouridine(2605) synthase RluB, with product MVKKVNDEEVEDAPKYEKPKNALDDGDGLQSEKLQKVLARAGHGSRREVEAMIQAGRISVDGKISTLGDRVELVAGTKIRLDGHVLSILEAEDTVCRVLAYYKPEGELCTRSDPEGRPTVFDRLPKMRGSRWVAVGRLDVNTSGLLLFTTDGELANRLMHPSREVEREYAVRVFGQIDDEKIKQLSRGVQLEDGPAAFRTIKYQGGEGLNQWYNVTLTEGRNREVRRLWEAVGVQVSRLIRVRYGDLNLPKGLPRGGYKELDLPDINYLRQLVDMTEETVSKLPVERDRRRVKANQIRRAVKRHTQVAPARRSSGPGKR from the coding sequence ATGGTAAAAAAAGTCAACGATGAAGAAGTAGAAGACGCACCGAAATACGAAAAGCCGAAGAATGCGCTTGACGACGGTGATGGCCTGCAAAGCGAAAAACTGCAAAAAGTCTTGGCTCGCGCGGGCCACGGTTCTCGTCGTGAAGTTGAAGCAATGATTCAGGCAGGGCGCATCAGTGTTGACGGTAAGATTTCTACCCTCGGCGACCGTGTAGAACTGGTTGCTGGCACCAAGATCCGTCTCGACGGTCACGTGCTGTCAATCCTTGAAGCCGAGGATACGGTTTGTCGCGTCCTGGCTTACTACAAGCCGGAAGGCGAGCTATGTACCCGCAGCGATCCCGAAGGTCGTCCTACCGTGTTCGACCGCCTGCCGAAAATGCGCGGTTCGCGTTGGGTTGCTGTTGGCCGTCTCGACGTTAACACCTCAGGTTTGTTGCTTTTCACTACCGACGGTGAGCTGGCTAACCGCCTGATGCACCCAAGCCGTGAAGTAGAGCGTGAATACGCGGTGCGCGTATTTGGTCAGATTGATGACGAAAAAATCAAACAGCTGAGCCGTGGCGTTCAACTGGAAGATGGCCCGGCTGCCTTCCGTACTATCAAGTACCAGGGCGGTGAAGGTCTGAACCAGTGGTACAACGTGACTCTGACCGAAGGCCGTAACCGCGAAGTGCGTCGTCTTTGGGAAGCTGTAGGCGTTCAGGTGAGCCGATTGATCCGTGTTCGATACGGTGACTTGAATCTGCCAAAAGGTCTGCCTCGTGGCGGTTATAAAGAGTTGGATCTTCCAGATATCAACTATCTTCGTCAACTGGTTGATATGACTGAAGAAACCGTGAGCAAGCTGCCGGTTGAGCGCGATCGTCGTCGCGTCAAGGCTAATCAGATTCGCCGTGCGGTTAAGCGCCATACTCAGGTTGCGCCAGCACGTCGCAGCAGCGGTCCTGGAAAACGTTAA